One segment of Panulirus ornatus isolate Po-2019 chromosome 2, ASM3632096v1, whole genome shotgun sequence DNA contains the following:
- the LOC139756298 gene encoding uncharacterized protein — protein sequence MTLHSTKMFTSVVVTFMLAAAGMALPGGFGGFGGFGGYGGGGYGAYYSVPTPYNFQYGVSSGPTNFGQWEGGDGHGNVHGKYYVNLPDGRVQKVSYKANGAGYHPVVSYVGTAKYPASYGHGGGYGGHGKGHGYGYGPHYG from the exons ATGACACTACACAGTACCAAAATGTTCACCTCT GTCGTCGTCACGTTCATGCTCGCAGCTGCGGGTATGGCTCTCCCTGGTGGCTTTGGAGGCTTTGGAGGCTTTGGAGGCTATGGAGGCGGCGGCTATGGAGCATATTACAGT GTGCCCACTCCTTACAACTTCCAGTATGGAGTTTCGTCCGGCCCCACCAACTTCGGACAGTGGGAGGGCGGCGACGGCCACGGCAACGTCCATGGAAAGTATTACGTGAATCTGCCTGACGGTCGCGTGCAGAAAGTCAGTTACAAGGCCAACGGGGCAGGCTATCATCCCGTGGTGTCTTACGTAGGCACCGCCAAGTATCCTGCttcctatggtcatggtggtggttatggtggtcatGGTAAAGGTCACGGTTATGGTTATGGTCCCCACTATGGTTAA
- the LOC139756312 gene encoding pro-resilin-like, giving the protein MFTSVFLVCLLAAAGMALPGGFGGFGGFGGYGGGGYGASYNVPTPYNFQYGVSSGPTNFGQWEGGDGHGNVHGKYYVNLPDGRVQKVSYKANGAGYHPVVSYVGTAKYPASYGHGAGYGGHGKGHGYGIGPHYG; this is encoded by the exons ATGTTTACCTCT GTCTTCCTTGTGTGCCTGCTCGCAGCAGCGGGTATGGCTCTCCCTGGTGGTTTTGGAGGGTTTGGAGGGTTTGGAGGCTATGGAGGAGGCGGCTATGGGGCCTCTTACAAT GTACCCACCCCTTACAACTTCCAGTATGGAGTCTCGTCCGGCCCCACCAACTTCGGACAGTGGGAGGGCGGCGACGGCCACGGCAACGTCCATGGAAAGTATTACGTGAATCTGCCTGACGGTCGCGTGCAGAAAGTCAGTTACAAGGCCAACGGGGCCGGCTATCATCCCGTGGTGTCTTACGTAGGCACCGCCAAGTATCCTGCTTCCTATGGTCATGGTGCTGGTTATGGTGGTCATGGTAAAGGCCACGGTTATGGTATTGGTCCCCACTATGGTTAA
- the LOC139756303 gene encoding pro-resilin-like, with protein MFTSVFLVCMLAAAGMALPGGFGGYGGFGGFGGYGGGGYGASYNVPTPYNFQYGVSSGPTNFGQWEGGDGHGNVHGKYYVNLPDGRVQKVSYKANGAGYHPVVSYVGTAKYPASYGHGSGYGKGHGKGHGFGYGPHYG; from the exons ATGTTCACCTCT GTCTTCCTCGTGTGCATGCTTGCGGCAGCAGGTATGGCTCTTCCAGGCGGTTTTGGAGGCTATGGAGGTTTTGGAGGCTTTGGAGGCTATGGAGGAGGCGGCTATGGAGCTTCTTACAAT GTACCCACCCCTTACAACTTCCAGTATGGAGTCTCGTCCGGCCCCACCAACTTCGGACAGTGGGAGGGCGGCGACGGCCACGGCAACGTCCATGGAAAGTATTACGTGAATCTGCCTGACGGTCGCGTGCAGAAAGTCAGTTACAAGGCCAACGGGGCCGGCTATCATCCCGTGGTTTCATACGTAGGCACTGCCAAGTATCCTGCTTcctatggtcatggtagtggttATGGTAAAGGTCATGGTAAAGGTCATGGCTTTGGTTATGGTCCCCACTATGGTTAA